DNA sequence from the Burkholderia pyrrocinia genome:
TGATCCGACAGCGCCGAGTTCGACGCGCCGGGCACGCGCATCACGTATTCGCGCCCGGCCGGCAGATGCGTGAAATAGCCGAGCGAGTTCGCGAGCGGAGGAACCTTGCCGGGAATGCCGCCGCCCGTCGCCGTGTGGCAGCCCATGCAGTTGAGCACCCAGTGCTGCCGCGCGAGCGCCGCGTCGGCCGCACCGTCTGCATGCGCGGGCGCAGCGGACACGCATGCGACAGCGCCGACAAGCAGCAACAGCGACGACATGCGATGCGACAAGCCGCCGACCCGAGATGCCGCCTTCGACGTGCGCCGTGCGTGCTGCATCGGCTCGCCAACGCGCGATGCCCAGGCG
Encoded proteins:
- a CDS encoding c-type cytochrome gives rise to the protein MSSLLLLVGAVACVSAAPAHADGAADAALARQHWVLNCMGCHTATGGGIPGKVPPLANSLGYFTHLPAGREYVMRVPGASNSALSDQDLADVLNWVLTTMNRDALPRDFKPYTAAEVAAHRRPAFSDVATVRAGLVRALQERGIDGVTDRY